GTACTGGAGCCTAATAGCGCGAATAGAGGGGTTTATGATTCATCCCGAATTCTCTTTGAAAAAGCTTATTGGGCTGTTGAACCTTTATTCAATGATTTTAATTCTTTGAAAGCCACATGATAACTCCCATAATGCTGATGCAGGTATGCAATTCTTAGTTTAAGAGCCTCCCGAAAGGAGGCTCTTTTCAATATTATCAATGTGTCAGTGAGCAGAAAACTTAACTCTCTATGATGATCTCGGCCCAGGGAGACAGACGTTTCTCGAGTTCCCTGTATTGCTCCTCAGTCAGTGTCCATTCAGATGCTTTTGCATTTTCTGCCGCCTCTGATGCTGTCCGGGCCCCTGAAATTACACTGAGAATGGAAGGTTTATACAAAATCCAATTAATGGCCAGTTCTGCCGGAGCCTTTGACAGTTCCCGGGCAAAATCTATAAAAACCCTGGCTGCCTTGAAATAGGGCCCTGATTCTTCCCCGGATAGACGTGGATTGCCTGAACGTACATCATCCCTGCCAAAGACTTTTGTCTCATCAAATCCTCCTGCCAGGAGTCCCATCATAAGAGGACCAAAGGGGAGTAATGCAATATCAATCTCCCCGACAAGGGGCATGATCTCTTTTTCAGTCCGGTAATCAAGAATATCACCTCTATAGGTGCCTGCATTCCGTTCAAATGCATTATAGAGACCCTGCCAGGTAACGATATCTTCCAGTTCATTTGCCCTGCGGGTATCGGCGGCAGAGAAGTTGCTGACACCTAGCCATCGGACTTTGCCTGCTTTCTTAACAGCACCAAGGGCTTCCATTGTCTCTTCAAGAACCCAGTCGCTGCATGGCCAATGTATCTGCCAAAGATCAATGTGATCTGTATTGAGTCTTTTCAGACTCCTGTCAATTTCATCAATCAGGCTCTGACGGCTTAAGTTTCTGGAAACCTCCCCATTATCATCCCATATAAGACCGCATTTACTGGCAATCAAAACCTCATTACGTCTGTCTTTTAATGCTCTCCCAAGAACTTTTTCTGCATGACCCAAACCGTAAACTGGTGCTGTGTCGAAAAAATTGATACCATTATCTATGGCCTCATGAAGTGCTGATATGGCTGTTTTATCATCCGCTCCACCCTCCCATTGCCCACTTATACCCCAGAGACCAAATCCAACAACACTTGCGTCGACTCCAGTCCCTGGAATTTTACGATATTTCATATAATCTCCTTA
This genomic stretch from Oceanispirochaeta sp. harbors:
- a CDS encoding aldo/keto reductase, whose amino-acid sequence is MKYRKIPGTGVDASVVGFGLWGISGQWEGGADDKTAISALHEAIDNGINFFDTAPVYGLGHAEKVLGRALKDRRNEVLIASKCGLIWDDNGEVSRNLSRQSLIDEIDRSLKRLNTDHIDLWQIHWPCSDWVLEETMEALGAVKKAGKVRWLGVSNFSAADTRRANELEDIVTWQGLYNAFERNAGTYRGDILDYRTEKEIMPLVGEIDIALLPFGPLMMGLLAGGFDETKVFGRDDVRSGNPRLSGEESGPYFKAARVFIDFARELSKAPAELAINWILYKPSILSVISGARTASEAAENAKASEWTLTEEQYRELEKRLSPWAEIIIES